In Osmerus eperlanus chromosome 17, fOsmEpe2.1, whole genome shotgun sequence, a single genomic region encodes these proteins:
- the LOC134037758 gene encoding protein bicaudal D homolog 1-like isoform X2 has product MAAGGGCGDTVEQCRAEVERLSRELAEANREKVRAAECGLVVLEENQTLKQQYGELEAEQEALRLELEQLQEAFCQACSTQRKVAADGESTEESLLQESASKEAFYMSRLLELQAQLKHCRAKASSTLADNQHLGTLLQDLRESKEMLELQRSRGREELREYKFREARLLQDYSELEEENISLQKLVSTLRQNQVEFEGLKHEIKVLEEETEVLRSQLEDALRLKDISDSQLEEALDSLKSEREQKNHLRKELVHHLSTCDVTYTGSAHLAFTSAPPSGTATPTSIQSPSNEEPVRCNGHLHGNAVMGCSGSLPRANGECRAAGRRGEGGADLFSEMNMTEIQKLKQQLMEVECEKAGLLSSLQESQTQLQHTQSALAQQHERALRLSQRVTALRRLHREAHLAHQAHPDSKTQLHRETLMEQGGEEEEEEEVSRVFPHHTPGLEILQCKYRVAVTEVVELKAELRGLREQQALQERPRGPARRHSLEEKVGRLEEELKEARGRAGESQAALGAAQDELVMFSEELAQLYHHVCLCNNETPNRVMLDYYRQGRGPRTGLGGAKGAAADDDSRVLLTPRLARRLAAVVAATGSSGESRSPSESPSKEGGREGGKTPPTGSPSISASSSSSSSSSPALETAGDLRREPMNIYNLNAIIKEQVRHLQRAVDRALQLSRQRAAARELAPLLDKDKDSCLEEILKLKALLSTKREQVATLRLVLKANKQTAEGALANLKSKYENEKAMVTDTMTKLRNELKALKEDAATFSSLRAMFATTCDQYMTRLDEMQRQLTAAEDEKKTLNSLLRMAIQQKLALTQRLEDLAFDQELSHRSPGGKGPRPRTSTPKIVSSLLPQCRRFRAGGFLPANEGAEPPC; this is encoded by the exons atggccGCCGGGGGGGGATGCGGGGACACGGTGGAGCAGTGCCGGGCGGAGGTGGAGAGGCTCAGCCGGGAGTTGGCAGAGGCCAACCGGGAGAAGGTCCGTGCCGCGGAGTGCGGGCTTGTAGTCCTGGAGGAGAACCAGACTCTGAAGCAGCAGTACGGGGAACTGGAGGCCGAGCAGGAGGCGCTCAGGCTGGAGCTGGAACAGCTACAGGAG GCGTTCTGCCAGGCCTGCTCCACCCAGCGCAAGGTGGCGGCGGACGGGGAGAGCACGGAGGAGTCCCTGCTGCAAGAGTCGGCCAGCAAGGAGGCCTTCTACATGAGCCGTCTGCTGGAGCTGCAGGCCCAGCTCAAGCACTGCCGAGCTAAAGCCTCCAGCACCCTGGCGGACAACCAGCACCTGGGAACCCTGCTGCAGGACCTGCGTGAG agtaaGGAGATGCTGGAGttgcagaggagcagggggagggaggagctgaGAGAGTACAAGTTCAGAGAAGCTCGACTGCTGCAGGACTAcagcgagctggaggaggagaacatctCCCTGCAGAAGCTGGTGTCCACACTCAGACagaaccag gTGGAGTTTGAAGGTCTGAAACACGAGATCAAAGTCCTGGAGGAGGAAACGGAGGTCTTGAGGAGCCAACTGGAGGACGCTCTGCGTCTGAAGGACATCTCCGATAGCCAATTGGAGGAGGCGCTGGACTCGCTGAAGAGCGAGCGGGAGCAGAAGAATCACCTCCGCAAGGAGCTGGTGCATCACCTGAGCACCTGTGATGTCACCTACACAGGGTCCGCCCACCTGGCCTTCACCTCCGCTCCGCCCAGCGGCACTGCCACGCCCACATCCATCCAGTCTCCTAGCAACGAGGAGCCGGTGCGGTGCAACGGACATCTCCATGGCAACGCAGTGATGGGCTGCAGCGGGTCGTTGCCCAGAGCCAATGGGGAGTGTCGAGCAGCGGGGCGcagaggggagggcggggccgACCTGTTCAGTGAGATGAACATGACGGAGATTCAGAAGCTGAAGCAACAACTGatggag GTGGAGTGCGAGAAGGCAGGGCTGTTGAGCAGCCTGCAGGAGAGCCAGACCCAGCTGCAGCACACGCAGAGTGCCTTGGCTCAGCAGCACGAGAGGGCCCTCCGCCTCAGCCAGAGAGTCACAGCACTCAGACGCCTGCATCGTGAGGCCCACCTCGCCCACCAGGCCCATCCAGACTCAAAGACCCAGCTCCACCGTGAGACCCTCATGGAGCAgggtggggaagaggaggaggaagaggaggtgtccAGAGTgttcccccaccacaccccaggCCTGGAGATCCTGCAGTGTAAGTATCGTGTGGCGGTGACTGAGGTGGTGGAGCTGAAGGCAGAGCTGCGAGGGCTCCGGGAGCAGCAGGCCTTGCAGGAGCGACCCCGGGGCCCGGCACGCCGCCACAgcctggaggagaaggtgggccggctggaggaggagctgaaggaggcGCGGGGGCGAGCGGGGGAGAGTCAGGCGGCGCTGGGAGCAGCGCAGGATGAGCTGGTGATGTTCAGTGAGGAGCTGGCCCAGCTCTACCATCACGTGTGCCTCTGCAACAACGAGACACCCAACCGCGTCATGCTCGACTACTACCGGCAGGGCCGTGGTCCGAGGACCGGACTGGGCGGGGCAAAGGGGGCGGCGGCCGATGATGACAGCAGGGTCCTGCTCACGCCGCGATTGGCCCGGAGGCTCGCCGCTGTCGTCGCAGCAACCGGCTCGTCGGGGGAGTCGCGGAGCCCCTCTGAGTCGCCGtccaaggagggggggagggaaggggggaagacTCCTCCTACCGGCTCCCCCAGCATCAGTGCctcttcatcttcatcttcatcatcctcacccgCTCTGGAGACAGCTGGTGACCTGCGCAGAGAACCCATGAACATCTACAACCTCAACGCCATCATCAAAGAacag GTGCGCCACCTTCAGAGGGCGGTGGACCGGGCGCTGCAGCTGTCCCGGCAGAGAGCAGCGGCCAGGGAGCTGGCGCCTCTGCTGGACAAGGACAAGGACAGCTGCCTGGAGGAGATCCTCAAGCTGAAGGCTCTGCTCAGCACCAAGAGAGAGCAGGTGGCCACCCTGCGCCTCGTCCTCAAGGCCAACAAGCAG ACAGCCGAGGGCGCTCTGGCCAACCTGAAGAGTAAGTACGAGAACGAGAAGGCGATGGTGACGGACACCATGACCAAGCTGAGGAATGAGCTGAAGGCCTTGAAGGAGGACGCTGCCACCTTCTCCTCACTGCGTGCCATGTTCGCCACCAC gtgtgacCAGTATATGACCCGTCTGGATGAGATGCAGAGGCAGCTGACAGCAGCGGAGGATGAGAAGAAGACCCTGAACTCGCTGCTCCGCATGGCCATCCAGCAGAAGCTGGCTCTTACGCAGCGCCTGGAGGACCTGGCGTTCGACCAGGAGCTGAGCCACCGCTCCCCGGGGGGCAAGGGCCCTCGGCCCCGGACCAGCACCCCTAAA ATCGTCAGCAGTCTGCTGCCCCAGTGCCGGCGGTTTCGTGCCGGCGGTTTCCTCCCAGCtaacgagggggcggagcctccCTGCTAA
- the LOC134037758 gene encoding protein bicaudal D homolog 1-like isoform X1 has protein sequence MAAGGGCGDTVEQCRAEVERLSRELAEANREKVRAAECGLVVLEENQTLKQQYGELEAEQEALRLELEQLQEAFCQACSTQRKVAADGESTEESLLQESASKEAFYMSRLLELQAQLKHCRAKASSTLADNQHLGTLLQDLRESKEMLELQRSRGREELREYKFREARLLQDYSELEEENISLQKLVSTLRQNQVEFEGLKHEIKVLEEETEVLRSQLEDALRLKDISDSQLEEALDSLKSEREQKNHLRKELVHHLSTCDVTYTGSAHLAFTSAPPSGTATPTSIQSPSNEEPVRCNGHLHGNAVMGCSGSLPRANGECRAAGRRGEGGADLFSEMNMTEIQKLKQQLMEVECEKAGLLSSLQESQTQLQHTQSALAQQHERALRLSQRVTALRRLHREAHLAHQAHPDSKTQLHRETLMEQGGEEEEEEEVSRVFPHHTPGLEILQCKYRVAVTEVVELKAELRGLREQQALQERPRGPARRHSLEEKVGRLEEELKEARGRAGESQAALGAAQDELVMFSEELAQLYHHVCLCNNETPNRVMLDYYRQGRGPRTGLGGAKGAAADDDSRVLLTPRLARRLAAVVAATGSSGESRSPSESPSKEGGREGGKTPPTGSPSISASSSSSSSSSPALETAGDLRREPMNIYNLNAIIKEQVRHLQRAVDRALQLSRQRAAARELAPLLDKDKDSCLEEILKLKALLSTKREQVATLRLVLKANKQTAEGALANLKSKYENEKAMVTDTMTKLRNELKALKEDAATFSSLRAMFATTCDQYMTRLDEMQRQLTAAEDEKKTLNSLLRMAIQQKLALTQRLEDLAFDQELSHRSPGGKGPRPRTSTPKVSHPASASAPSPGLLDAPLSPVTTAPASLTLAFTSSTPPAPPSPPRPCPLPSPSPRASPTHSVPGSPPALEAPSSPASSPRRLAQSLGTQGGQETGVRGDQGAQTLLVDSVSVDHSHLPRCSAVSRIFSPDTRASPTRPALPGSAPSSPYRSPLLTRRSAWSSSPRTRPLASLSRPSYSSSYASPSSYHSSSSFYSPSSFYSHSNSYSPLYPRYYSYHRPPH, from the exons atggccGCCGGGGGGGGATGCGGGGACACGGTGGAGCAGTGCCGGGCGGAGGTGGAGAGGCTCAGCCGGGAGTTGGCAGAGGCCAACCGGGAGAAGGTCCGTGCCGCGGAGTGCGGGCTTGTAGTCCTGGAGGAGAACCAGACTCTGAAGCAGCAGTACGGGGAACTGGAGGCCGAGCAGGAGGCGCTCAGGCTGGAGCTGGAACAGCTACAGGAG GCGTTCTGCCAGGCCTGCTCCACCCAGCGCAAGGTGGCGGCGGACGGGGAGAGCACGGAGGAGTCCCTGCTGCAAGAGTCGGCCAGCAAGGAGGCCTTCTACATGAGCCGTCTGCTGGAGCTGCAGGCCCAGCTCAAGCACTGCCGAGCTAAAGCCTCCAGCACCCTGGCGGACAACCAGCACCTGGGAACCCTGCTGCAGGACCTGCGTGAG agtaaGGAGATGCTGGAGttgcagaggagcagggggagggaggagctgaGAGAGTACAAGTTCAGAGAAGCTCGACTGCTGCAGGACTAcagcgagctggaggaggagaacatctCCCTGCAGAAGCTGGTGTCCACACTCAGACagaaccag gTGGAGTTTGAAGGTCTGAAACACGAGATCAAAGTCCTGGAGGAGGAAACGGAGGTCTTGAGGAGCCAACTGGAGGACGCTCTGCGTCTGAAGGACATCTCCGATAGCCAATTGGAGGAGGCGCTGGACTCGCTGAAGAGCGAGCGGGAGCAGAAGAATCACCTCCGCAAGGAGCTGGTGCATCACCTGAGCACCTGTGATGTCACCTACACAGGGTCCGCCCACCTGGCCTTCACCTCCGCTCCGCCCAGCGGCACTGCCACGCCCACATCCATCCAGTCTCCTAGCAACGAGGAGCCGGTGCGGTGCAACGGACATCTCCATGGCAACGCAGTGATGGGCTGCAGCGGGTCGTTGCCCAGAGCCAATGGGGAGTGTCGAGCAGCGGGGCGcagaggggagggcggggccgACCTGTTCAGTGAGATGAACATGACGGAGATTCAGAAGCTGAAGCAACAACTGatggag GTGGAGTGCGAGAAGGCAGGGCTGTTGAGCAGCCTGCAGGAGAGCCAGACCCAGCTGCAGCACACGCAGAGTGCCTTGGCTCAGCAGCACGAGAGGGCCCTCCGCCTCAGCCAGAGAGTCACAGCACTCAGACGCCTGCATCGTGAGGCCCACCTCGCCCACCAGGCCCATCCAGACTCAAAGACCCAGCTCCACCGTGAGACCCTCATGGAGCAgggtggggaagaggaggaggaagaggaggtgtccAGAGTgttcccccaccacaccccaggCCTGGAGATCCTGCAGTGTAAGTATCGTGTGGCGGTGACTGAGGTGGTGGAGCTGAAGGCAGAGCTGCGAGGGCTCCGGGAGCAGCAGGCCTTGCAGGAGCGACCCCGGGGCCCGGCACGCCGCCACAgcctggaggagaaggtgggccggctggaggaggagctgaaggaggcGCGGGGGCGAGCGGGGGAGAGTCAGGCGGCGCTGGGAGCAGCGCAGGATGAGCTGGTGATGTTCAGTGAGGAGCTGGCCCAGCTCTACCATCACGTGTGCCTCTGCAACAACGAGACACCCAACCGCGTCATGCTCGACTACTACCGGCAGGGCCGTGGTCCGAGGACCGGACTGGGCGGGGCAAAGGGGGCGGCGGCCGATGATGACAGCAGGGTCCTGCTCACGCCGCGATTGGCCCGGAGGCTCGCCGCTGTCGTCGCAGCAACCGGCTCGTCGGGGGAGTCGCGGAGCCCCTCTGAGTCGCCGtccaaggagggggggagggaaggggggaagacTCCTCCTACCGGCTCCCCCAGCATCAGTGCctcttcatcttcatcttcatcatcctcacccgCTCTGGAGACAGCTGGTGACCTGCGCAGAGAACCCATGAACATCTACAACCTCAACGCCATCATCAAAGAacag GTGCGCCACCTTCAGAGGGCGGTGGACCGGGCGCTGCAGCTGTCCCGGCAGAGAGCAGCGGCCAGGGAGCTGGCGCCTCTGCTGGACAAGGACAAGGACAGCTGCCTGGAGGAGATCCTCAAGCTGAAGGCTCTGCTCAGCACCAAGAGAGAGCAGGTGGCCACCCTGCGCCTCGTCCTCAAGGCCAACAAGCAG ACAGCCGAGGGCGCTCTGGCCAACCTGAAGAGTAAGTACGAGAACGAGAAGGCGATGGTGACGGACACCATGACCAAGCTGAGGAATGAGCTGAAGGCCTTGAAGGAGGACGCTGCCACCTTCTCCTCACTGCGTGCCATGTTCGCCACCAC gtgtgacCAGTATATGACCCGTCTGGATGAGATGCAGAGGCAGCTGACAGCAGCGGAGGATGAGAAGAAGACCCTGAACTCGCTGCTCCGCATGGCCATCCAGCAGAAGCTGGCTCTTACGCAGCGCCTGGAGGACCTGGCGTTCGACCAGGAGCTGAGCCACCGCTCCCCGGGGGGCAAGGGCCCTCGGCCCCGGACCAGCACCCCTAAAGTAAGTCATCCAGCCTCTGCCTCAGCCCCTTCCCCTGGCCTCTTGGATGCCCCACTCAGTCCAGTGACTACAGCCcccgcctccctgaccctggctttcacctcctccaccccccctgcacccccctcgcccccccgcccctgccccctccccagcccgtcCCCCAGAGCctcccccactcactccgtcccagGGAGCCCTCCCGCCTTGGAGGCCCCCTCCTCGCCCGCCTCCTCGCCCCGGCGTCTGGCTCAGAGCCTGGGAACACAGGGGGGCCAGGAGACTGGGGTCCGGGGCGACCAGGGGGCCCAGACCCTCCTGGTGGACAGCGTGAGTGTAGACCACTCCCACCTTCCTCGCTGCTCGGCCGTGTCCAGAATCTTTTCCCCTGATACCCGGGCATCCCCCACTCGCCCCGCCCTaccaggctccgccccctcatCCCCGTATCGCTCGCCCCTCCTGACGCGGAGATCCGCCTGGAGTTCCTCCCCCAGGACACGCCCCCTTGCCAGCCTATCACGCCCCTCGTACTCCTCCTCCTatgcctccccttcctcctaccatagttcctcctccttctacagTCCCTCATCATTCTACAGTCACTCCAACAGCTACAGCCCTCTCTACCCCCGTTACTATAGCTACCATCGACCTCCTCACTGA